The Clarias gariepinus isolate MV-2021 ecotype Netherlands chromosome 12, CGAR_prim_01v2, whole genome shotgun sequence region ctttgatatcaccttcacaattcttgcattcattgaacttgtgagtttttggacagtttctgcttgaatttctttgcaggatagccagaatagcctcccagagctgctgttttgaacCGCCTCCCACCCTCATAGATCTTTTTCTTGAGGATGCTCAAAAGGTTCTCAATAggtttgaggtcaggggaggatggtggccacacaatgagtttctcatcttttattcccatagcagccaatgacacagaggtattctttgcagcattgtcgtgcatgaagatgattttgtAACGGAAGGCactgttcttctttttgtaccatggaagaaagtggtCAGTCCATATACTTTGCAGAGGTTATTTTCACACCTCCAGGGACCCTAAAGCggcctaccagctctctccccatgattccgGCCCAAAACAAGACTCCGGCACCTCCTTGTTGACGTtgcagccttgttgggacatggtggccacccaccaaccatccactactccatccatctggaccatccagggttgcacgacactcatcagtaaacaagactgttaaaaaaaacttgtctcCATGTATGCCAGggcccactgcaaccgtttctgcttgtgagcattggttaAGGGTGGCCAAATAGTAGGTTTATGCGCAACTGCAAGCCTTTAAAGGATCTTACACCTTGAGGTTTGTGGGACTCtagaggcaccagcagcttcaaatacctgtttgctgctttgtaatggcatttcagCAGCTGCTCTCTAAATCTGATGAATTTGTCTTGCAGAAACCTTCTtcattctgcctttatctgcacgaacctgtctgtgctctgaatcagccacaaatgtcttcacagtacgatgatcacgcttaagttatcatgaaatatctaatgttttcataccttgtcCGAGGCATTGCAATATTTGATGCTTTTCGGCAGCAGggagatcctttttctttcccatattgcttgaaacctgtggcctgcttaataatgtggaacaaccttctttagtacttttcctttaattgggctTATCTGCCAAAGCAATTATCACGcatgtctgagattcatttcagtgacCCAAAGAGCCCTGAGACGCAACACCATccatgaatttaatttaaaaactaaacatttaatgtttatgacacttacatccaatttgcataataatttggaacgcagtgtatatatatatatatatatatatatatatatatatatatatatatagtgtgttgcattcatgaaatgaataaactgctacagagaaaactaaatgttatttctgcatgcaacaaaaacattttgaactcagaaaaaaaatatatactatgtCTATTTGTGTCCAACTCGTAAAAATGTGAACATAAATTATTATGTAAGTATTAAAAGCTCAATTAGTCGTGTGCCAGCAGGTAGTAATGGGTCATTCATAAAAGATTCATTTTTTtggaacgagtctttaacgtgattTAGAAGAACGAATAGTCTGTTCTATAGttctgattcattcattttctactgggcgcgcatgcacaaaacatcgcaaaacctctgtaggttatgtacaggaaccGAAATGAGTAactacctttgagtcttttcattactggaattatagccaaaatttgtgtatgtagacatgttgggggtctgtttattaaaaatgtattttattttatttttaatcaaaagaTCGAAATGAACTAATTTTTAGTATATTATGTTGTTCTAATGGGAAATTTTCTAAGATGATTTGGACCAGGAAAGTACTGAGCTGACGAGGAAACCTCTTTCACATCTCAGGGATAACAGGGAGCATTTTAGTGCTAAAAGGAAGCATCTCGGGGCTAACAGTGACATCCTGCAATTTTTCTGTGCTTGCCAAGATTTAAAAACTTGGACCTAGGCATATGAGATTAATTATCTTGTTATAAAATGTTACTCACTACCTGCTGTTCTTATTTTGAGACTgaacaaaattaaagatttcttgtcatgtaaaattttctttattcCTGGACAGATAATATAACTAATGTTGAGTGAATTTCTTAAACAAGTGAAATTATCTGTCCATGTAGGAAGATAAAATGTATGAGTTTCATacgagtctcagctgaactttgaaatgtatttttgcaCGGAACGAGGCTTGTGGAATTAGCGCTACTTTACTTGCATTAAACTCACTATTTGGGTGACAAACGTCCTGGgcagtgtgcagagcaggaaaagttATAAAGACTTATTATAATGTacttatatgcacctcaattctgAATTCATTCTGACTTAAAAACACCCAAACTAGGCCTTCAAGGCTGATGTTTAGACTATAGTAAAATTATCacaacattttttgttcacagtGATCTACAGAAGGCAGGAGACAGAACTAGAAAGAACATCATCACAGATACAGGGTAAGATCAAATCCAACAACATGACtgtgacactgacacactgctGTTATAAACATCTCTGCTGTTATTAACTACAGAGTGATTAGATAAATTAgatagaaaatagaaaacatATAGTAGAAGAAAACAAACATAGTGAAAACATTATAAAGAGCTATCAGTGATAACTGGTCAGAAAAATAAGATCTTAAAGATTAAATATTGATGTCTTACCACATTGTACTTCACCATCTCACAGGCACGACCCAGAATCTGctgctgtaaataaatttcATGAAAAGTTCAAATTAAATCTGATGAAGAAGTTTCAGTTCTTGAATGGAGTGATAATAAACCTGGGAACCCAAACACTCCTGAATgagatctacacagagctctacatcacagaggGAGACAGTGAAGAAGTCAATAatgaacatgaggtgagacagatcGAAGCAGCATCCAGGAGAATAACAACAGAGGAAACACCAATCAAATGCAATGACATCTTTAAGCCTTTATCTGAACAAGACGAACCCATCAGATCTGTGCTGACAAAGGGAGTCGCTGGCATCGGAAAAACagtctctgtgcagaagttcattgtggactgggctgaagggaaaGCAAATCAGGACGTCCACCTCATATTTCCACTTCCTTTCCGAGAGCTGAATTTGAtggaggaccagaaactgagtctgatggagctccttcatgtcttttttaaggaaataaaagaaacagaaatgttaATTTGGGAAAAGGTTCTGTTCATTTTTGATGGATTGGACGAGTGTCGTTTTCCTCTAGATTTCAAGAACACAGAGAaagtgtgtgatgtaactgaatcagcatcagtgcctgtgctgctgataaacctgatcaaagggaatctgcttccctctgctctcaTCTGGATCACCTCTCGGCCTGCAGCAGCTGATCAAATCCCCTCTGAGTGTGTCCATCGAGTCACAGAGGTACGAGGGTTCAATGACCCACAGAAGgaggagtacttcaggaagaggatcagcgatcagagcctggccaataacatcatcacacacctgaagtcattaaggagcctctacatcatgtgtcacatcccagtcttctgctggatttcagccgctgttctagagagaatgttgtgtgaagcagagagtggagagatccccaagactctgactcaaatgtacacacacttcctcatcaTTCAGATAAACATCATAAGAGAAAAGTACTCAAAGAAGCAGCAGAGTGATGAAGAAATGCTTCTTAAACTGGGACAACTGGCTTTTGAACAGCTGGAGAAAGGGAACCTGATCTTCTATGATAaagacctgagagagtgtggcattgatgtgagagaagcagcagtgtactcaggtgtgtgtacgcagatcttcagagaggagtttggGTTTCACCAGAGTAAAGTGTACTGCTTTGTTCATCTGAGCATTCAGGAACATCTCGCAGCTCTGTATGTGCACATGATGTTTAGGATAGacaataaaaatgttcttaaaaagAGTCAAGCTTCAACATTACAAATTACAGTTTTAGATTTCCACAAGTCTGCTGTAGTTGAAGCTTTAAAAAGTCAGACTGGACATCTGGATCTTTTCCTTCGCTTTCTTCTGGGTCTCTCACTGGAGTCCAATCAGAAACTCTTACAGGTCTTAGTAACACAGACAGGAAGTAGCTCCCAGAGCACAGAGGAAACAGTTCAGTACATTAAGTGGAAGATCAGTGAAGAGCGTTCTACAGAGAAATCCCtcaatctgttccactgtctgaatgaaCTGGGTGATAATTCTCTAGAGGAGGAAATCCAACACTATCTGAAATCTGGAAAACAAAGTGAACTCTCTTCATCACAGTGGtctgctctggtgtttgtgttactgacatCAGCACAGGAGCTGGAGGAATTTGACCTGAATAAATATTTCACTCCAGATAAAATAACAGATGATGTTCTTCTGAAGCTGATGCCTGTGATTGCAGCATCCAGAAAAGCAATGTAAGTAAGCTGAATATAACTGTTCTACTGTTACAGTGTTAGAAAGAAagatacagaaaacattttcacaaataCAGTATGCGCTGTGGGATGTTTTGACCTCAACAAGCTTCAGGGTGGAGCTAACTACTGAGCCCCTAAAGTAACATGATTGGAAAAAATAAGCAATGGAGGaacattgtcttagtttacgagcaccgagtatcatgtttcatgcatgcgcttcttgttttaacaccgagcgttacatcatcacaagtgagccaacggtttttctctctcttgcagctgaattgtaggtaatcgccGCTCCTgttgggtgaatacacacacacacacacacacacacacacagcgcgcacacacacacacattaacagagagaccatttttaaaaccttttaaaagttagcaaggaacattcctagtcacactcacgtgagcgcatactaacaggatcactgctgtaagtaaaacaacaaaaaaaaaattaaaccttaaacctcctcacctttgaaaacaatcgcgacagagaagagtttgtgtgtttatttggcaacctgagagaaggggagctgtaaagccgagacctattgtctcccctgctgggtcttagtgcctgcaatgttctctcaggttgccaaataaacacacaaactcttctctgtcgcgattgttttcaaaggtgaggagctgtttaattttttttttgttgttgttttacttacagcagtgatcctgttagtatgcgctcacgtaagtgtgactaggaatgttccttgctaatttttaaacggttttaaaaacggtctatccgttaaagtgtgtgtgtgtgtgtgtgtgcgtgcacattttatacacatacacccTGCGTGCACGAAAACCCTCaactgtcgggatttatttaaaaaaaaatttaaggtacagtacaggcaaatttgttttatttttactttatattttgtattaattatatttaggaatttattttttggggctgtagaacgaataatttaagtttccattatttcctatgggtaaattaaatttggtttacgagtgttttggaatacgaggctgcttccggaacgaattaagctcgtaatccgaggttccactgtattctcAAATTTTTGTCTTTCTACTGTAccaattttttccccttttttttctttcttggcttcccatattaatattgtttgtgCCCCATGtcccttactcactcactcaccgtctacactgcttaattttgtaatgtgttgtttGCACATGGCTCTTAACtctcttttattaaaataagtcaCCTTTctctattttaatgtttaaaaaaagtaaaaggttGTTAAACATGAATAGAATGTTaacaataatacataaaaatagctAATAAGTAGCACTTTGAGACTCACAACTACAGAACCTCATCAGTGTGTTAgtttttatcattaataatattattacaagcaaaaaaattaatacattttgacaaaAACGAGCGagtcttgatttacgagtaccgagtatcatgtagcatgcatgcgtttcttgttttgacgccgagcgtcacgtgatccaACTTGAGGCAAGGGTTTTTCTCTTTCGCGTGCTGCGTAATTGTGAGTAgtcgtctcccatgctcggtcTACCGTCTtctactggtataatcaacatctgtgcgctctaatgg contains the following coding sequences:
- the LOC128533839 gene encoding NLR family CARD domain-containing protein 3-like; its protein translation is MKKFQFLNGVIINLGTQTLLNEIYTELYITEGDSEEVNNEHEVRQIEAASRRITTEETPIKCNDIFKPLSEQDEPIRSVLTKGVAGIGKTVSVQKFIVDWAEGKANQDVHLIFPLPFRELNLMEDQKLSLMELLHVFFKEIKETEMLIWEKVLFIFDGLDECRFPLDFKNTEKVCDVTESASVPVLLINLIKGNLLPSALIWITSRPAAADQIPSECVHRVTEVRGFNDPQKEEYFRKRISDQSLANNIITHLKSLRSLYIMCHIPVFCWISAAVLERMLCEAESGEIPKTLTQMYTHFLIIQINIIREKYSKKQQSDEEMLLKLGQLAFEQLEKGNLIFYDKDLRECGIDVREAAVYSGVCTQIFREEFGFHQSKVYCFVHLSIQEHLAALYVHMMFRIDNKNVLKKSQASTLQITVLDFHKSAVVEALKSQTGHLDLFLRFLLGLSLESNQKLLQVLVTQTGSSSQSTEETVQYIKWKISEERSTEKSLNLFHCLNELGDNSLEEEIQHYLKSGKQSELSSSQWSALVFVLLTSAQELEEFDLNKYFTPDKITDDVLLKLMPVIAASRKAILRKCGVSDEGCAALTSALRSNPSHLRELNLSYNKVGDSGVKCLSAVLKNPLCKLEKLRLCDCGVSDEGCAALTSALRSNPSHLRELALTENKVGDTWVKCLSAVLENPDCQLETLWLSGCGVSDEGCAALTSALRSNPSHLRDLDLSYNKIGDSGLKSLSAVLENPLCKLETLR